The nucleotide window GTTCGATTCTATCTGAGCTACTCATTTTCAAGTGGTATCCACATTGTTCacaaatattcatttttgaactaaaaaatttctTATAATTTAATCCATAACAATTTTCACATTGAACCCATAAATGTCTGTATCTTTTATTTCTATCTAAATCATTATGTCTTCCGAAATCACTGTCACTAACACCACTAGTTTTTAGATTGGAGCTCCCACGGTCACTACCCCTTTCACTATCGCTACAAATGTAACTATAAATGTAATTGTCACTTGAATTGTTGCTACCATTTGGAATGCAACTATCCATATTGGTTTCAGAACGAATATAACTGTCAATGCAACTATTTATGTGACTCTTCCAACTATGCCTAGTATCATACACGTAATGATCATAATAGCGATTGTAACTCTTAGACCcattatttagattcagataacTAGAAAATAAACTTTCTAGTTCACCCAGAAAGTAACTATCAGTGTCAATCtcaaaaatctgattttcaatATCGAAATATATGGAATAACTGTCACCATTACTATCCCTAACCCAAAAAGTCTCACCAGAGATGAGACTCCAAACGTCCTTGACACCGCCCAAGTTGAGTAAATAATCAACATTACTGCAACTATAACTGCCCCTACCACTCCAACTATTAACGTTTTTCTCACTATCATTTATAATGGGTTCTTCACTCCCGCTGGTATTTCCAATAGGGCCAAGACTCGCACTTAGTCCACACCTGCGCCCTAAATCCTCATTAGACAACATTGAATTTAACCACCATTTTTCCATAAAGCCCCTCCGCCTCCTGTTTGGAAATACAATACAATATATGAATAGTCATTCGCTGAATAATCTACTATTTCATTTCCGATCGGAATAAGCATATGGATCCAATTCTTAggattattatctcatactctaATACTAATAATAAGAAGTGAGTATTGAAAGAAATGATTCCTTTTTTGTCTTATGGAAGCCGGAGTATCACTCACTACACTATCACTATATATGATATAATGGAATCTTTTCTTCActtcaataataaattaaataaagatCAATTAAAACAGAGGTTTTTCTCCCATGTCGTAGACAAATACTCATTagaaagatagaaagaaagatcTGTTCCCTCCTCTGaataatttttgtatatattatgaatattaGTTTCTATTGAAACATGGAACGAAAAGGACAATATACGGGATGAGTAGAAGGAGTTGTGACCCTTAGCTTGATCTATAGTCCACAACTAGAGAGAATATCAAATGATCCGCCAATCCCGAGGATCCATGGGTTCATTATGGATCCAACAATAGAAAGATTGAACTCTTTAGTTTTAAAGAgaagattttaattttagatCTTGCTTGCATACTGCATAGCATACGTATGTACATATTGATATATGCAAATACATAGGAGCCTTATTCTTTAGTTGGTTCGGCTCAATCCTTTTATTTAGTAAAAGATTGGGCCGagtttaattttaattggtggAACGAACGGGAATCCGAATCACTGAATTACAAGACATCCATTGcttcgaattcaaatttgatctctTTCCATACCTCACAAGCAGCAGCCAGTTCAGGACTCCATTTGCTAGCTTCACGAATAATTTCATTACCTTCACGAGCAAGATCACGTCCCTCATTACGAGCTTGTACACACGCTTCTAAAGCTACCCTATTAGCTACTGCACCAGGTGCATTCCCCAAGGGTGTCCCAAAGTTCCTCCACCGAACTGTAGCACGGAATCATCCCCAAATATCTCGGTCAGGGCAGGCATATGCCAAACGTGAATACCCCCTGAAGCCACGGGCAGAACACCTGGCATAGATACCCAATCTTGAGTGAAATAAATACCGCGACTCCggtctttttcaataaaatcatcACGTAGTAAATCAACAAAGCCCAAAGTGACATCTCGTTCCCCTTCCAGTTTACCTACTACGGTACCAGAGTGAATATGATCCCCCCAGACATACGCAACGCTTTAGCTAGTACACGGAAGTGAATACCATGATTCCTCTGTCTATCAATAACTGCATGCATTGCGCGGTGGATGTGAAGAAGTAGGCCATTGTCTCGGCAATAATGAGCCAAGCTAGTATTTGCGGTGAATCCCCCTGTTAAGTAGTCATGCATTACGATAGGAACTCCCAACTCTCGGGCACATACCGCCCTTTTGATCATTTCTTCGGATGTACCTGCAGTAGCATTCAAGTAATGTCCTTTAATTTCACCTGTTTCGGCCTGCGCTTTATAAATAGCTTCGGCGCAAAATAAGAAACGGTCTCTCCAACGCATAAACGGTTGGGAGTTCACGTTTTCATCATCCTTGGTAAAATCAAGTCCACCACGGAGACACTCATAAACCGCTCTCCCATAGTTCTTTGCGGATAACCCCAATTTTGGTTTAATAGTACATCCCAATAGGGGACGACCATACTTGTTCAATTTATCTCTCTCAACTTGGATTCCATGAGGTGGGCCCTGGAAAGTTTTAGAATAAGCAGGAGGAATTCTCAGATCCTCCAGACGTAGAGCTCGTAGGGCTTTGAACCCAAATACATTACCCACAATGGAAGTAAACATGTTAGTAACAGAACCTTCTTCAAAAAGGTCCAAAGGATAAGCTACATAAGCAATATATTGATTTTCCTCCCCAGCAACAGGCTCGATGTGGTAGCATCGTCCTTTGTAACGATCAAGGCTGGTAAGTCCATCGGTCCACACAGTTGTCCATGTACCAGTGGAAGATTCGGCAGCCACCGCAGCTCCTGCTTCCTCAGGCGGAACTCCAGGTTGAGGAGTTACTCGGAATGCTGCCAAGATATCAGTAGCAAGGGTTTCATAATCAGGAGTGTAATAAGTCAATCTGTAATCTTTAACACCAGCTTTGAATCCAACACTTGCTTTAGTTTCTGTTTTTGGTGACATAAGTTCCTCCCCACAACTCATGAATTAAGAATTCTCACAACAACCGGGGTCTACTCGACATGGATTAGGCGTGAATGAAACCTTTCACAGCAATCCCTGACAAAATTCTCAACTAATATCAACTAATTAGAAATTGAAATGCTTCATTAGTGGACCATAGTATTTGATTCGTCAAATGTATCATTATTGTATACTGTTTCATATGTATGGCGCAACCCAACCCCTTTTTCTCAAGTTCCTAATTGGTCTCCTTCtgctttttttcgtttttttatctattttatctACTAAACAAACcaattaatataataaaaattgaCTCTTGACAGTGatatatgttgtatatgtatatcgtatatgtgaaaaaatatacagaatacaaaatggaaagaagactaggcgaaaataaaaaaataaggaagatCAGCGGATGAGATATCAATAATGACTCATAAATCAAGTTCGGGTTCGAATtccatacattatatatatccatatatatataattctagatgggattgtttctctttctaatgaTAGATAAATGAAAGACTTCCTCATGATCCTTATTTACCTACTCGTACTCGATATTTCGAATATCGATTGGGTTGGGTGAACTTGAAAATTCATTCATTGAATCAAATCAGTAAGCGATTGAATTGGATTCGATTGAATAGTACCAACAAAATCGAGCGCTAACTCCCATTTCTTATTGAATTAACCGATCAACTTGCTATCGTACATTTTCGGTTCGGTAATATTCGCAAAAACTTTAGACATAGTTCAGTTTTTATGAGAACAAATCCTACTACTTCTGGTCTCGGAGTTTCAACACTTGTGGAAAAAAATCAGGGACGTATCGCTCAAATCATTGGTCCAGTACTGGATGTAGCTTTTTCCCCGGGGAAGATGCCTAATATTTACAACTCTTTGGTAGTTAAGGGTCGAGATACCGCAGGTCAGGAAATTAATGTGACTTGTGAGGTACAGCAATTATTAGGAAATAATCGAGTTAGAGCTGTAGCTATGAGTGCTACAGATGGGCTGACGAGAGGAATGGAAGTGATTGACACGGGAGCTCCTCTAAGTGTTCCAGTCGGTGGAGCCACTCTAGGACGAATTTTCAATGTTCTTGGAGAACCTGTTGATAATTTAGGTCCTGTAGATACTCGCACAACATCTCCTATTCATAGACCCGCACCCGCTTTTACACAATTAGATACAAAAttatcaatctttgaaacgggcATTAAAGTGGTGGATCTTTTAGCGCCTTATCGGCGTGGGGGAAAAATCGGACTATTCGGGGGAGCCGGAGTGGGTAAAACAGTACTCATCATggaattaatcaacaacatTGCCAAAGCTCATGGGGGTGTATCCGTATTCGGCGGAGTAGGAGAACGCACTCGTGAAGGAAATGATCTTtacatggaaatgaaagaatCCGGGGtgattaatgaagaaaatattgcagAATCTAAAGTAGCTCTAGTATATGGACAGATGAATGAACCCCCGGGAGCTCGTATGAGAGTCGGTTTGACTGCCCTAACCATGGCGGAATATTTCCGTGATGTTAATGAACAAGACGTACTTCTATTTATTGACAATATCTTTCGCTTCGTTCAAGCGGGGTCAGAAGTATCTGCCTTATTAGGTAGAATGCCTTCCGCCGTGGGTTATCAGCCTACCCTGAGTACAGAAATGGGTTCTTTGCAAGAAAGAATTACTTCTACTAAAGAGGGATCTATAACTTCCATTCAAGCAGTTTATGTACCTGCGGACGATTTGACTGATCCTGCTCCTGCCACGACATTTGCACATTTAGATGCTACTACCGTACTATCAAGAGGATTAGCTGCCAAAGGTATCTATCCAGCAGTAGATCCTTTAGATTCAACGTCAACTATGCTCCAACCTCGGATTGTTGGCGAAGAACATTACGAAACTGCGCAAAGAGTTAAGCAAACTTTACAACGTTACAAAGAACTTCAGGACATTATAGCTATTCTTGGACTGGACGAATTATCCGAAGAGGATCGTTTAACCGTAGCAAGAGCGCGAAAAATTGAACGTTTCTTATCACAACCCTTCTTCGTAGCAGAAGTATTTACTGGTTCTCCAGGGAAATATGTTGGTCTCGCAGAAACAATTAGGGGGTTTCAACTGATCCTTTCCGGAGAATTAGATAGTTTTCCCGAGCAGGCCTTTTATTTGGTAGGTAATATCGATGAAGCTACCGCGAAGGCTATGAACTTAGAAGTAGAgagcaaattgaagaaatgaccCTAAATCTTTGTGTACTGACTCCTAATAGAATTATTTGGGAttcagaagtgaaagaaatcattttatcTACTAATAGTGGCCAAATCGGCGTATTACCAAACCACGCCCCTGTTGCCACGGCCGTAGATATTGGTATTTTAAGAATACGCCTCGACGACCAATGGTTAACGATGGCTCTGATGGGGGGTTTGCCAGAATAGGCAATAATGAAATCACCATATTAGTCAATGATGCGGAGAAGGGTAGTGACATTGATCCGCAAGAAGCTCAGCGAACTCTTGAAATAGCTGAAGCTAACTTGAGTAAAGCAGAAGGCAAGAGACAAGTAATTGAGGCGAATTTAGCTCTCAGACGAGCTAGGGCACGAGTAGAGGCTATCAATGCTATTTCGTACTAGCTGATCTATCGTACTAGCTGATCCACATAATCCATAAGAATCAAAAGTTCTGTTTATACACCATATTGGATTCCGTACAATCAAGTAGAATCAATCTGATTGATGTAACGAACAAGAGTAGTGAGCGGGATAGGAATAAGGGAAAGatacaaaatcaataaaagaaaagggggTAGAAAAACTTATTAGATGCCATTCATTGACTCCGGTACCTAATAAGTTCTACCTACTATTGGATTTGAACCAATGACTCCCGCCGTATGAAAGCAATACTCTAACCACTGGGTTAAGTAGGTCATTTATCAtcacaaagagaaagaatagaGCGCATCGTATCgggtatttattatttattatagaTGGAATATGGCTTCTAAGCAATATCAATCCTTGGCAGGAAACGGATTAGGGTATCGTGTTAGATCATGTAATATCTTTCTTGACAAGAAATGATCTATATGATAAGATATCTATCACAAGGGctatagctcagttggtagagcaCCTCGTTTACACGTGCGCCAATGCTTTTCAGGGGAGTTCATCATGCAATCAAAGAAATTGATCTTCTCttattgaaatgaaagattgatGTCTTACTCCATTGATTCGAGAGAACAAGAGAACAATAGCCTGACAAGTATTGGGTTCGATTCAGTTCCAATTCGGATACGAAATAGAACCAACCATTGATTTTATCATTGATAAGGTGAATACCCAGTTAATTCAATGTTAGGCCTAATGAGTTAATAGGGACCTCAAAATAACCTCCTTTTGTCCTATGAACTTTGAGGTGTATGAAGTATCATATTTTACGCTTGAAGCGGAACGACAGGGACTCTATTGAGGTTGATCTAGGCCTAAGACAGACCTACGTCAAGGTAATCCTTTGAAACACTTTGGTATTGCTCCTGGATcagaatataaataaagaatcaGAGCACATGGAGCCATCTCGTTATCTTCATATAAAGATAAAATATGGTGGACTAACTGATTGATCCATCAGTTGATGAAAGAGCCCAATGCACAAAAATGCATGTTGGGTCTTTGAAACAGTTCGAATCATTTCGATAATAATCAGTTTGATCTGTTTTACCGAGAAGGTCTACGGTTCGAGTCCGTATAGCCCTATacctatataatatattatttgattGATGTATTGTATGCTTTTGTAGAGTAGAATTTTGTACCCATTTTATCATCTCATTAGCGCGGCCTATGGCCGGTTGGGCCATATAAGgccatataatatataaatataatataaagaaGGCATTCCTGCGTGTACAAGAGATCCCTAGGGATCTCAAAGTTCAAAAAAGTTTATTCCATCCAATAGGCATTTTTCCAATATCGAATTACATACgacctttttcctcttttactgCCCATGATGAAAGAGTGATTGATGCGCCTTAGGTATACCTAATCGCATTCAATCAATGAAGTCAAAATAATAACATGAGGCTAAAACAAACCTCCAACCCGGCCCAACCAGATAGTAGTAAGTGGCACGGATCTAGGACCTATTCTTGGAtttgtggaaaagaaaagccagagaaaaaagaaactctttCGTCAGTTTCGGTGTGAAATTGTATTCATATAACTGGACTAGCAAAGTCAGTAGTTAAGTAGTCATTTTTCTTTGTACAATACTAATTTTTTTGTATCTGAATCTACTCCAATTGCTCACCATTTGAATTCTACCAATTCATACTTTATGCAAGAAGATTAGGGTCTTTTGGGCTTGGAAGAGTTATGAATCTCTAGACCTAGATTCATCGCCTTTTTGTaaaacaacaatcaaaattCATTATCTCTGAAACAATGAATTGATCTTAGTCTTatttaatgaaagaaatgtatCGACGTTTattctctcttctatttctaTGGGTATAGGTTTGGTTTATAGAATTAGAACCAATCGTTTGATAACGCACGATTAGACCAGAAATCTTTTATGGGGATCACTTCACTTATACTTATGTTatgattttatgatttaaaCTAAACGATTCCACTATCGGGCCACGCTCCGCCATGTGGGGATGCTGcaaaaaactcctttttttgATTGCCCTGAAATCTAACATCTTGGTCTCACTAGGGGTTACTCCATTAACAAAACAAGGATTTTGAGTCAATCCAAATCGCGTAGCACTAAGAATTGGTCCGAAATGGAGTGACTTTTTCAAGACGTCTAACTTTAACTAAATAACTCAATAGGGGGTCAGGGTAATCCTATAATGAgttgttttcttatgttatatgtaaatgtaaggGTTCCTCAGAATTCAACGGATTGAGATTGAATCAATTAAGTATGAATCTGGTACAAGGAAAAGAGGGAATCTAATCGGTTCAAGCATTCCGTATCGAATTCATAGAAGATTCTACGCTCGGATCTGAAATGTTAATGAACAGAATAAAGGAATCCGCCAATGCTGCTAAGTCGCATATGTTATGCCGTAACTGTGGAATCATAAATACTGAACCTAGACATTCTATTGCATCTCACTATTATACTAGAATGAAAATCACTAATGACTATTAATACTAATACATAATAATAACTTAACTATATAACTATAActcttaaataaaaagaaaagataaaaaactcTTTTATCTAAAGAAATTCCATTACCAATAAGTTCTAGTATTATAGTAGTTATATGGAGTTATTGTATGgtatatttagaaaatgaattgttttttcagattaatgaaaatgaataagtttcaattcattagaattGAGAATGAATTTCATTCGTTTTTATGGGGAAcctgaggaaaaagaaaaatgagaattattcgttattcttatacttataatataAGAGCATGATATGCCTACACCACaccaagaaataagaaatataatataaataagtAAGTGGGTAAATAAGTAAGTGGGCTTCTGTTAGATAAAtcttgaaacaagacatgacCCACATAAAACAAACTATGTGGTTCGATCACAATCAATTCTTGTTTCGAGTAAGCAGTTGGAGTTATGGATAAATTGACAATTACAATTCTAATTAATCAATGAATTCGGTATATTCTACATTCATAGGAGTACATCTATGTTTCTGCTTTACGAATATGATATTTTCTGGGCATTTCTAATGATATCAAGTGTTATTCCTATTTTGGCATTTATAATTTCCGGGGTTTTAGCCCCAATTAGTGAAGGACCAGAGAAGCTCTCCAGTTATGAATCGGGTATAGAACCAATAGGGGATGCTTGGATACAATTCCGAATCCGCTATTACATGTTTGCTCtcgtttttgttgtttttgatgtCGAAACGGTCTTTCTTTATCCATGGGCCGTGAGTTTTGATATATTGGGCGTATACGTGTTTATAGAAGCTTTGATTTTCGTGCTTATCCCAGTTGTTGGTTCAGTTTATGCATGGCGAAAAGGAGCATTGGAATGGTCTTAGCTCCTGAATATTcagacaataaaaaagaaggaaagggtTCCATTGAGACAGTTATGAATTCTATGGAGTTTCCGCTCTTTGACCGAACAACCCCCAATTCAGTTATTTCAACTACATTGAATGATCTTTCGAATTGGTCAAGACTTTCCAGTTTATGGCCGCTTCTCTACGGTACCAGTTGTTGC belongs to Nymphaea colorata isolate Beijing-Zhang1983 unplaced genomic scaffold, ASM883128v2 scaffold0641, whole genome shotgun sequence and includes:
- the LOC126409602 gene encoding ATP synthase subunit beta, chloroplastic-like, with the protein product MRTNPTTSGLGVSTLVEKNQGRIAQIIGPVLDVAFSPGKMPNIYNSLVVKGRDTAGQEINVTCEVQQLLGNNRVRAVAMSATDGLTRGMEVIDTGAPLSVPVGGATLGRIFNVLGEPVDNLGPVDTRTTSPIHRPAPAFTQLDTKLSIFETGIKVVDLLAPYRRGGKIGLFGGAGVGKTVLIMELINNIAKAHGGVSVFGGVGERTREGNDLYMEMKESGVINEENIAESKVALVYGQMNEPPGARMRVGLTALTMAEYFRDVNEQDVLLFIDNIFRFVQAGSEVSALLGRMPSAVGYQPTLSTEMGSLQERITSTKEGSITSIQAVYVPADDLTDPAPATTFAHLDATTVLSRGLAAKGIYPAVDPLDSTSTMLQPRIVGEEHYETAQRVKQTLQRYKELQDIIAILGLDELSEEDRLTVARARKIERFLSQPFFVAEVFTGSPGKYVGLAETIRGFQLILSGELDSFPEQAFYLVGNIDEATAKAMNLEVESKLKK